One Kitasatospora sp. NBC_01266 genomic window carries:
- a CDS encoding amidohydrolase produces MAVRGADVVIRAAAVHTLVAGQRPQRALAVVGDRIAALSEDPHGLDGRITERTTVIDRPDATVLPAFDDTHTHLIFAGLAAHDVPVHQARNIPEFLDLIRQRAASTPEGQWIRTTVNWQELNLAERRMPTAAELDRASDRHPILVKRGGHNDVVNTFALRLAGITEDSPTPPGGVIGRDEHGRLNGRLIDNALGLVEHLLPPSDLTTRIDGLRRASHDYAATGIGTVRDCAVPLPDLAVLQAARDEGALSVRIRALVSAIGLTDPAQVEDLLDGMAPWRYTADPLLRVWGVKFILDGGLEAGATEEPYCDHGDFYGTLTWEPDALVRSIEAVVRRGWRVGTHAYGDRGVRTLLDAYQRVLERNPGLPANTLVMEHGGLADAEQRERAVKLGIPVTVQQPLLHDTAEVEDGFWGPERVNRLFPARQWLDQGALVTGGSDFPVGAYGAMRSVWGMVTRQTVTGVRGPQHAITRAEAVALHTVNAARLLGETDLRGTLTPGRLADLTLWPADPTSCATDRLRDLNPTHTLLGGRTVHAPQE; encoded by the coding sequence ATGGCAGTTCGAGGCGCAGACGTCGTGATACGGGCCGCAGCAGTACACACCCTGGTGGCCGGGCAGCGGCCGCAGCGGGCGCTGGCGGTGGTCGGAGACCGGATCGCCGCGCTGTCCGAGGATCCGCACGGCCTGGACGGTCGGATCACCGAGCGCACCACGGTCATCGACCGGCCCGACGCCACCGTGCTGCCGGCCTTCGACGACACCCACACCCACCTGATCTTCGCCGGGCTCGCCGCCCACGACGTGCCGGTCCACCAGGCCCGCAACATCCCCGAGTTCCTCGACCTGATCCGGCAGCGGGCCGCCAGCACGCCCGAGGGGCAGTGGATCCGCACCACCGTCAACTGGCAGGAACTCAACCTCGCCGAGCGCCGGATGCCCACCGCCGCCGAACTCGACCGGGCCAGCGACCGCCACCCGATCCTGGTCAAGCGCGGCGGCCACAACGACGTCGTCAACACCTTCGCCCTGCGCCTGGCGGGCATCACCGAGGACTCCCCCACCCCGCCCGGCGGCGTGATCGGCCGCGACGAGCACGGCCGCCTCAACGGGCGGCTGATCGACAACGCGCTGGGCCTGGTCGAGCACCTGCTGCCGCCGTCGGACCTGACCACCCGGATCGACGGGCTGCGCCGCGCCTCCCACGACTACGCCGCCACCGGCATCGGCACCGTGCGCGACTGCGCGGTCCCGCTGCCCGACCTCGCCGTCCTGCAAGCCGCCCGGGACGAGGGCGCGTTGAGCGTCCGGATCCGCGCCCTGGTCTCGGCGATCGGCCTGACCGACCCGGCCCAGGTCGAGGACCTGCTGGACGGCATGGCCCCCTGGCGCTACACCGCCGACCCGCTACTGCGCGTCTGGGGCGTGAAGTTCATCCTCGACGGCGGCCTGGAAGCCGGTGCCACCGAAGAACCCTACTGCGACCACGGCGACTTCTACGGCACGCTCACCTGGGAGCCGGACGCCCTGGTCCGCTCGATCGAGGCCGTGGTCCGGCGCGGCTGGCGGGTCGGCACCCACGCCTACGGCGACCGCGGCGTGCGCACCCTGCTCGACGCCTACCAGCGGGTCCTGGAACGCAACCCCGGCCTGCCCGCCAACACCCTGGTGATGGAACACGGCGGCCTGGCCGACGCCGAGCAGCGCGAACGCGCGGTGAAGCTGGGCATCCCGGTCACCGTCCAGCAGCCGCTGCTGCACGACACCGCCGAGGTCGAGGACGGCTTCTGGGGCCCCGAACGCGTCAACCGCCTCTTCCCCGCCCGGCAATGGCTCGACCAGGGCGCCCTCGTCACCGGCGGCTCCGACTTCCCCGTCGGCGCCTACGGCGCGATGCGCTCGGTGTGGGGCATGGTCACCCGCCAGACCGTCACCGGCGTGCGCGGCCCCCAGCACGCCATCACCCGCGCGGAAGCCGTCGCCCTGCACACCGTCAACGCCGCCCGGCTGCTCGGCGAGACCGACCTGCGCGGCACCCTCACCCCCGGGCGCCTGGCCGACCTCACCCTCTGGCCCGCCGACCCCACCAGCTGCGCCACCGACCGGCTCCGCGACCTCAACCCGACCCACACCCTGCTCGGCGGCCGGACCGTCCACGCCCCGCAGGAGTGA
- a CDS encoding TetR/AcrR family transcriptional regulator yields the protein MPAPLTPPAPAGRRNAKQDAIRRAAMRVFLRHGYAGTSIDAILAEAGVSRQTLYNHFGGKEGLFRAVVQDVLDEVLDTLAEQVEESALGESDDLEADLTRLGTTWVRVMLQPHVLALRRLIIGESTTFPHLAQAWNERGPERLQQLLLRAFGRLADRGLLRLDDPQVTVMLYAHSMVLIPDQAMLQLGSPPDQATIDRYIGAAVRMFLARYATAGG from the coding sequence ATGCCAGCACCCCTCACGCCGCCCGCCCCCGCGGGGCGGCGCAACGCCAAGCAGGACGCGATCCGCCGGGCCGCGATGCGGGTCTTCCTGCGGCACGGTTACGCCGGCACCAGCATCGACGCGATCCTCGCCGAGGCCGGCGTCTCCCGGCAGACCCTCTACAACCACTTCGGCGGCAAGGAGGGGCTCTTCCGCGCCGTCGTCCAGGACGTGCTCGACGAGGTCCTCGACACCCTCGCCGAGCAGGTCGAGGAATCGGCCCTCGGTGAATCCGACGACCTGGAAGCCGACCTCACCCGACTCGGCACCACCTGGGTCCGCGTCATGCTCCAACCCCACGTGCTGGCGCTGCGCCGGCTGATCATCGGCGAGTCCACCACCTTCCCGCACCTCGCCCAGGCCTGGAACGAACGCGGCCCCGAACGCCTCCAGCAGCTCCTGCTGCGCGCCTTCGGCCGCCTCGCCGACCGCGGCCTGCTGCGCCTCGACGACCCCCAGGTCACCGTGATGCTCTACGCCCACAGCATGGTCCTCATCCCCGACCAGGCCATGCTCCAACTCGGCAGCCCGCCCGACCAGGCCACCATCGACCGCTACATCGGCGCGGCGGTCCGGATGTTCCTCGCCCGCTACGCCACGGCCGGGGGCTGA